Proteins found in one Capra hircus breed San Clemente chromosome 20, ASM170441v1, whole genome shotgun sequence genomic segment:
- the HSPB3 gene encoding heat shock protein beta-3, whose amino-acid sequence MAKIILRHLIETPVRYEQEFEARGLEDCRLDHALYALPGPTTVDLGKARAAQAPPVDAAEMPPQRGESRFQVLLDVVQFLPEDIIIQTFEGWLLIKAQHGTRMDEHGFISRSFTRQYKLPDGIETKDLSAILCHDGILVVEVKDSAGTK is encoded by the coding sequence ATGGCAAAAATCATCCTGAGGCACCTCATCGAGACTCCAGTGCGATACGAGCAGGAGTTCGAAGCTCGAGGTCTGGAAGACTGCAGGCTGGATCACGCTTTATATGCACTGCCCGGGCCAACCACGGTGGACCTGGGGAAGGCCAGGGCGGCCCAGGCTCCTCCAGTGGACGCCGCTGAGATGCCGCCCCAGAGAGGCGAATCCCGCTTCCAGGTCCTGCTGGACGTGGTCCAATTCCTCCCCGAAGATATCATCATTCAGACCTTCGAGGGCTGGCTGCTGATAAAAGCTCAACATGGAACCAGAATGGATGAGCATGGTTTTATCTCCAGAAGCTTCACCCGACAGTATAAACTGCCCGACGGCATTGAAACCAAAGATTTGTCAGCGATCCTCTGTCACGATGGAATTCTGGTGGTGGAAGTAAAGGATTCGGCTGGGACCAAGTGA